From a single Pelodiscus sinensis isolate JC-2024 chromosome 4, ASM4963464v1, whole genome shotgun sequence genomic region:
- the LOC106732110 gene encoding embryonic protein UVS.2-like isoform X3: MVCPFNWCFWPKSSNGLVIIPFVISSSYSPEEKALIIEAIQEYETLTCIHFVDRTTETDYIHISPKDGCWSYFGKIGGSQMVSVHNGGCMRKGIIQHELNHALGMLHEQNRNDRDKYVVIAWQYISPGDFYHFKPTRANNLGLEYDYSSVMHYHRFAFSNTSGKATIIPFPDSRVRIGQRHGLSNLDVAKINKLYECEVHSTLLSNLTGSFSSTIYQSPYPNNTNSVWLIRLPAHKIFLQFNSLYIQSSSDCASNHILVYDGGSRSDPVFLNKLCRPKQLPSVVSSGNMMLVELVSDGTSMPIFKASYSSVQCGKTFTAVNGKFESPLYPSHYPPRTDCAWIMIAPEGFMVSLKILSFHLEDSYQCQHDYLVIYDGGTSTARSESKYCANGLVPAFISSGNVVLVKFHSDYFLEYPGFQAEYSFISS; this comes from the exons ATGGTCTGTCCATTTAACTGGTGCTTTTGGCCAAAATCATCTAACGGACTCGTCATCATCCCCTTTGTCATCTCTTCTTCCTACA GTCCTGAGGAGAAAGCTCTGATTATTGAGGCCATCCAAGAATATGAAACCTTGACTTGTATTCACTTTGTAGACCGCACAACGGAAACTGACTATATACATATTTCTCCTAAGGATGG CTGCTGGTCTTACTTTGGAAAGATTGGGGGCTCCCAGATGGTTTCAGTGCATAATGGGGGTTGCATGAGAAAAGGAATAATTCAACATGAATTAAACCATGCACTGGGGATGctgcatgaacagaacagaaacgACAGGGACAAGTATGTAGTGATTGCATGGCAGTACATTAGTCCAG GTGATTTTTATCACTTTAAGCCAACCAGAGCTAATAACCTGGGCCTTGAGTATGACTATTCTTCCGTGATGCACTACCACAG ATTTGCTTTCTCCAATACATCTGGCAAGGCGACCATTATACCATTCCCTGATAGCAGAGTGCGTATTGGACAGAGGCATGGACTGAGTAACCTAGATGTGGCCAAAATCAATAAGTTATATGAATGTG AGGTCCATAGCACTTTGCTCTCTAATTTGACTGGAAGTTTTTCCTCTACCATCTACCAATCACCATACCCAAATAATACCAACTCTGTATGGCTGATTCGTCTCCCAGCACATAAA ATTTTCCTGCAGTTTAATTCCTTATATATCCAGTCCTCCTCAGACTGTGCTTCCAATCATATTCTTGTTTATGATGGAGGCAGTAGGAGTGACCCTGTCTTCCTGAACAAATTGTGTCGACCAAAGCAGCTCCCCTCAGTAGTGTCTTCTGGGAACATGATGCTTGTGGAGTTGGTCAGTGATGGCACCTCTATGCCCATATTTAAGGCTTCTTATAGTTCTG TGCAATGTGGCAAGACTTTTACTGCTGTGAATGGGAAATTTGAGTCTCCACTGTATCCTTCTCATTATCCTCCACGAACAGACTGTGCCTGGATAATGATAGCACCGGAAGGATTTATG GTCTCACTGAAAATATTGTCCTTCCATCTGGAGGATTCTTATCAATGCCAACATGACTACCTGGTTATTTATGATGGGGGCACAAGCACAGCCCGTTCTGAGAGTAAATACTGTGCAAATGGCCTAGTTCCAGCCTTCATCTCCTCTGGGAACGTAGTCCTCGTCAAATTCCACAGTGACTACTTCCTGGAGTATCCTGGATTCCAGGCTGAATACTCATTCA TTTCATCTTGA